The Parambassis ranga chromosome 14, fParRan2.1, whole genome shotgun sequence genome includes a window with the following:
- the spry4 gene encoding protein sprouty homolog 4 has product MESRVPHHIPGVSSSLISQPLLDSRVPYGRLQHPLTIYPIDQIKSSHVENDYIDSPAVVSQQPPSQKSANRRITWLGQNQEAFLGANHNHHHNHQHQPHHQQGRCEPHPHQDTTTHPWISFSGRPSSISSSSSTSSDQRLLDHAAPTPTVDHHPKLHPHQGPVNTITTRTSGCFTSSESKVLTSSSSASSSCSSSSKSLDLKSVKTPAGGMCPTGGQQGLALIPSSPAEKKHLLLCEHCGKCRCTECTLPRTLPSCWVCNQECLCSAQSLVDTATCMCLVKGIFYHCTEDEDDEGSCADKPCSCSQANCCARWSFMTALSFVLPCLVCYLPAMGLAKLGQKCYDNVSRPGCRCKNSQGAVVSVPVCKNGGMEAKVGTIEKQQQGS; this is encoded by the coding sequence ATGGAGTCCAGGGTTCCCCACCACATTCCCGGAGTGTCCTCCTCCCTCATATCCCAGCCCCTGCTGGACAGTCGAGTGCCCTACGGCCGCCTTCAGCACCCTCTCACCATCTACCCCATCGACCAGATAAAATCATCGCATGTGGAGAACGACTACATCGACAGCCCCGCCGTTGTCTCCCAGCAGCCCCCAAGCCAGAAATCGGCAAACCGAAGAATCACCTGGCTTGGTCAGAATCAGGAGGCCTTCCTCGGGGCAAACCACAACCATCATCACAATCACCAGCACCAGCCCCATCACCAGCAGGGCAGGTGCGAGCCCCACCCTCACCAGGATACAACCACCCACCCTTGGATTTCCTTCAGTGGAAGACCcagctccatcagcagcagcagcagtacctCTTCTGATCAGAGGCTGCTGGACCACGCTGCACCCACCCCAACAGTGGACCACCACCCAAAATTGCACCCTCACCAAGGCCCCGTCAACACAATCACTACCCGAACTTCGGGCTGTTTTACTTCTTCTGAATCTAAGGTCctcacctcttcttcctctgcctcttcctcctgctcctcctcctctaaatCTCTGGACCTCAAGTCAGTAAAGACACCCGCAGGAGGCATGTGCCCCACTGGAGGTCAGCAAGGGTTGGCGCTGATCCCTTCTTCCCCAGCGGAGAAGAAGCACCTCCTTCTCTGCGAGCACTGCGGGAAGTGCCGATGCACCGAGTGTACGCTCCCACGAACCCTGCCCTCCTGCTGGGTCTGCAACCAGGAGTGCCTGTGCTCTGCCCAGAGCCTGGTGGATACAGCCACCTGCATGTGCCTGGTCAAAGGGATCTTCTACCACTGCACCGAGGATGAGGACGACGAAGGGTCCTGCGCCGACAAGCCCTGCTCGTGCTCCCAGGCCAATTGCTGCGCGCGCTGGTCCTTTATGACCGCCCTCTCCTTCGTCCTGCCTTGCCTGGTCTGCTATCTTCCGGCCATGGGTCTGGCCAAACTTGGACAGAAATGTTATGACAATGTTAGCAGGCCCGGCTGCCGCTGCAAGAACTCACAGGGTGCAGTCGTGAGTGTTCCTGTGTGTAAAAATGGAGGCATGGAAGCGAAAGTTGGGACAatagagaagcagcagcaggggtcATGA